The DNA segment GCCCATGAAGGCCGAGCGCACGCTGGCCTCGGCGATCCAGATCGGCAATCCGGTGTCCTTCCGGCGCGCGGTGCGCACGCTCCAGGCGTTCGACGGCGTGGTGGAGGAGGCCACCGAGTCCGAGCTGGCCAACGCCGCGGCCCGGGCCGACCGGGAGGGCACCTTCACCTGCCCGCACACCGGCGTGGCGCTGGCGGCCGTGGAGAAGCTGACGGCCCGGAAGGTGATCGCGCCGGGCTCGCGGGTGGCGGTGGTGTCCACCGCGCACGGGCTCAAGTTCGCGGACTTCAAGGTGGGGTACCACCGGAGCGCCCTGGCGGACGTGGAGAGCCGTCGGGCCAATCCGCCCCTGGAGCTGCCGGCGGAGCTGGGGGCCGTCCGAGAGGCCCTGGCCAGCCTGGGGTGAGAAGAGGGCAGAGAAGCGCTGCCGGCTCGACGGCGGGCCGGCGCTGCGCTATGTCCCCGGCCCCGTGAACGCCGAAACCCAAGAGGACCTGCGCTCGCAGCTCGAGCGCCTTCAGGAGAGCGTGGCCACGCGCCAGAGCATCCTGCACTTCGCCCACAGCAGCGTCTCGTTCCTGGCCGCCCTGATCTTCTCGGGCGCGGCGGCCAAGCTGTTCTGGGACTCCGCGAAGGTGCCGTACGTGGCCTTTGGCGCCGTCGCGCTGGTGGTGCTGCTGCTGGGCTACTGCCTGGCGCACTACCTCAAGGGCCGCCGCGCGCTCGCCGAGGAGCTGAAGCGCTACGGCGACATGCTGGAGCTGCGGCGCCGGCTGCACCTGGACAACCCCTCGGCGCTGCTGCCCCGGTGAGCACGCTCCGTCGAAAGCCGGGGCGCGGTCGCTTCATCGTCCTCGAAGGCCTGGACGGGGCGGGGACCACCACGCAGGCCGAGCGGCTCGCCGCCGCCCTGCGGGCCGAGGGCCACGCCGTGCTCACCACGCGCGAGCCCTCGGATGGGCCCATCGGGACGCTGATCCGCCAGGCACTCACGGGGCGGCTGGTGCTGCCCGGGGGCGCGGGCCCGCTGGCGCAGGAGACGCTGGCGCTGCTGTATGCCGCGGACCGGACGGACCACCTGAAGGCCCGGGTGCTCCCGGCGCTGGAGGCGGGGCAGATCGTCCTCAGCGACCGGTACGTGCTGTCCTCGCTGGCCTACCAGGGCGCCAGCCTCTCCATGGCCTGGGTGGAGGCGGCGAACGGGTACGCGGTGCCGCCGGACCTCACGCTGTTCGTCCACGTGTCGCCCTCGGTGGCGGCGCAGCGGCGCGCGGCGCGGGGTGGGGCGAAGGAGCTCTTCGAGGAGGATGCGCTCCAGCGGCGGATTGCCCGGCAGTACGAGGAGGCCATCCGCCGGCGCGAGGCGCAGGAGCGGATCGTCCGCATCGACGGCGAGCAGTCCGTCGAGGCCGTGACGGACGCGGCGCTCAAGGAGATCCACGCGATCCTGGGGCGCAAGCGGGCGCGCTGAGCGGCTGTGCGCCTTCCCTGGAAGTGTAGGCTAGAGTCCAGGCCCGTATGGAGCGCACCGGAGCAGCGGCGGTCATCATCGGCAACGAAGTCCTCACGGCGAAGGTGGTGGATGCCAACGGCCCCTACCTCATCCGCCGCCTGCGCGAGATCGGCATCCCGCTGCGCTCGGTGGAGATCGTCACGGATGACGTGGATGCCATCGTCGACGCGGTAGCGCGGGCGCGCTCCAAGGCCGCCTACGTCTTCACCAGCGGCGGCATCGGCCCCACCCACGATGACGTCACCGTGCGCGCGGTGGCGCTCGCCATGGGCCGCCAGGTGGTGCGCCTGCCCGAGATGGTGGCGCTCATCCGCCAGCGCTCCGATCACCTCTCGGAGGAGGCGCTGCGCCTGGCGGACGCACCGGAGGGCGCGGTGCTGCTCCAGCAGGAGGGGAGCTGGTTCCCGGTGCTGACGGTGGACAACACCTTCCTGCTGCCCGGAGTGCCGCAGCTCTTCAGGCTCCAGCTGGAGACGGTGCTCAAGCGCCTGCGTGGAGCGCCGGTGCACCTGCGCTGCCTGTACCTGCGGCTGGGCGAGAGCACCATCGCCGCGGTGCTGGACCGGGTGGCCCTGGACATGCCGCACGTGGCCATCGGCTCCTACCCGGTGTTCGACGCGGAGCTGGACTACCGCGTCAAGGTGACGGTCGAGTCCGCCGAATTGGCGCCCGTGGAGGACGCCCTGGCGCGCATCCGCGGCGGGCTGCCCGCGGATGCCATCGTGCGCCAGGAGTAGCCGACTACAGCGCCAGGCCCAGGCGCTGCCGCAGCCGGAAGAAGTCATCCGACAGCGAGAAGGACAGCAGATCCCTCAGGTCGTCGCGCGCCTTGAGCGCCTGCATCACCGGATCCGCCGTGTCCACCTTCGAGTTGGACATGGATGGATCCTCGCGCAGCACCAGCCCCAGGCCCACGGCGATGTCGCCGCACATGAGCATGCCGGCCCGGTCCGCGGACAGCGAGAGCCCGTCGCTCAGCTTCTTCAGATCCGTCTTCGGATCGGTCGTGAGCGCCATGGCGGGCACCTCCAGCGCCTTGAGCGCCTTGCGCGAGTACAGCTTGCGCAGCTGCTTCACCATGTCCTCGTTCTTCCGGCCCAGCCCGGCGAACTGCGACGCGTGGATGCGGACGGAGTTGCCGAACAGGTCCGCCGTCTCGCCCTGGGAGAGCTTCGAGAGCACGGCCGTCTTGTTGAGCAGCCCCAGCACCGCGCGGCCGATGAGGAACTTCTGCTCGCGGGCGTTGAACTTGCGCACCACGTCCTGGCCCACGCACACCGACAGCGGCTCGGTCGTCTCCAGCGTCATCAGCCCGCGGCGGGACATGTAGACCTCGAACTCCTCCACGCCGAACACCTGGGCGACGGAGCGGATGGCCTTGAACACCGCCGAGTCCGGCTTGAGCTTGTCCGCCTTCTTGTCCACCCCGAGCATCTCGAACTGGGGCGGGTGCAGCTTGCCCAGCTGATCGCCGATGGCGCGCAGCACCTCGAGCAGCGGCCCGCGCGTGGCCGGGTGCAGCAGCATGCCGTCCAGGTCCGCCGCCGCCAGCTTGTCCTGGGCGTCCGTGGCCAGCCGCGCCTTGGCCTCGTTGTAGAAGACGACCTCCACCTCGTTGGCCGAGCGCAGGAACTGCAGCACCGATGCCGCGGCGAAGGCCTTGTCGTGCTGCTTGAGGCCCTCCCACAGCTTGAAGAGGGCGTGGAGGCTGTCCACCCGGGTGGGATCCAGCTTGAGCAGCTGGCGGTGCTCCTCGATGGCCATCGCCGTGGACGCGGAGTCGCGCGTGTACAGCTCCGCGAGCGCCGCGCGGGCCGGGATGTTCGTCGGCTCGTGCTCCAGCACCTGACGGAAGACGGCGGTGGCGCGCACCGGCTGATCCAGCTGACGGGCATACAGCTCCGCCAGCCGCATGCGCACGGACTGGGCCCGCTTCGGGTCCACCGAGGCCAGGGTGCCCACCTGCGCCTCCAGCATCTGCGCCAGCTCCGGCAGGTTGTGGGCGCGCTCGTACAGGGTGACGAGCCGGTCCACCAGCTCCGAGTCCCCGGGGATCAGCTCCAGCGCCTTGCGGTACAGCGCGGAGGCGCCCGCCGTGTCGCCCAGGCCCTCGTCATGGATGCGTGCCAGCTCCACGGTGTGGCGCGCCCGGTCCGCCGTCGTGAGGTCCAGCTCCAGCAGGCGCTTGAGGCAGTCCACCGCGCCGGACCAGTTGCGGCCCTGCGCGTGCAGGGTGGCGAGCCGATCCAGGGCCTCCT comes from the Hyalangium gracile genome and includes:
- the tmk gene encoding dTMP kinase, with translation MSTLRRKPGRGRFIVLEGLDGAGTTTQAERLAAALRAEGHAVLTTREPSDGPIGTLIRQALTGRLVLPGGAGPLAQETLALLYAADRTDHLKARVLPALEAGQIVLSDRYVLSSLAYQGASLSMAWVEAANGYAVPPDLTLFVHVSPSVAAQRRAARGGAKELFEEDALQRRIARQYEEAIRRREAQERIVRIDGEQSVEAVTDAALKEIHAILGRKRAR
- a CDS encoding competence/damage-inducible protein A, translating into MERTGAAAVIIGNEVLTAKVVDANGPYLIRRLREIGIPLRSVEIVTDDVDAIVDAVARARSKAAYVFTSGGIGPTHDDVTVRAVALAMGRQVVRLPEMVALIRQRSDHLSEEALRLADAPEGAVLLQQEGSWFPVLTVDNTFLLPGVPQLFRLQLETVLKRLRGAPVHLRCLYLRLGESTIAAVLDRVALDMPHVAIGSYPVFDAELDYRVKVTVESAELAPVEDALARIRGGLPADAIVRQE